From a single Lolium rigidum isolate FL_2022 chromosome 7, APGP_CSIRO_Lrig_0.1, whole genome shotgun sequence genomic region:
- the LOC124672874 gene encoding uncharacterized protein LOC124672874 has product MANDVADAEHRVEVPADTTAGKAAAAALPEKWLNRFVRVVATMERFGNALGTLAFTWATVVLLGGYPTVLRPNHDFLFAAIIIFLEALSTTKTMTCSVSDQCEEDDDRSSAAVNVGVWPEMDVSVVEFQGAAEGPRLVLALPFNQTAICDKHA; this is encoded by the exons ATGGCGAACGACGTTGCCGACGCCGAGCACCGCGTAGAGGTGCCGGCGGATACTACCGCCGGCAAGGCCGCAGCCGCCGCGCTGCCGGAGAAGTGGCTGAACCGCTTCGTTCGCGTGGTCGCGACGATGGAGAGGTTTGGCAACGCGCTAGGCACGCTGGCCTTCACCTGGGCGACcgtcgtcctgctcggcggctacCCCACGGTGCTCCGTCCCAATCATGATTTCCTGTTTGCGGCGATCATAATCTTCCTGGAAGCCCTGAG CACGACGAAGACCATGACCTGCAGCGTATCCGATCAGTGCGAAGAGGACGATGACCGGAGCAGTGCGGCTGTCAACGTGGGCGTGTGGCCTGAGATGGACGTGAGTGTGGTGGAGTTTCAAGGAGCTGCCGAGGGACCTCGCCTGGTGCTTGCGTTGCCTTTCAATCAGACTGCAATTTGCGACAAGCATGCCTAA
- the LOC124674519 gene encoding uncharacterized protein LOC124674519, with protein sequence MSMFATIGMLVSTFDGSAKFGILIIDVMVLMIVSLGNFQIPAAVLRITLAALGIHKARDRYSDHAHKGDLGENTNLMSSLYIFYAMVVGQGILYIIASILEIFSFNLRRSLVRNAGFRGTLGVECVNLYYEDAFEKCLNGTVLAPEKTSLIRFAMDSLESDSSKKQLYGLKMLHNFLKKEQLKTKAISELTTCMKTMTCLINMLGWISEGHKDIRSFAAKVTAEIADSLSIVHVPGEMQLIASLLETNVRKIKDPLLDIGSPKQLQDNPIQQISRSELTSPMLKWLKQMAVYCLIPRKDPTSMVEQKPRILRCWKRSFLEEEPSTDTDILPVVGMLILDKLARFDLESCTQIYGATGLISKIIEFTTKRTNVANINETHQSLLKSSSLKLLRSLSGTKGKLGVALRQKILEHPFILSNLAEILDDSGSSQELRELTAELLRNLAMDGNREEISHIRVIISRLMHAFLSQSAPSSTDPDQLLRMIAGQALAVLAIESANNCLAMLAEPGYAFIKELTVMIQGDRYRYIASSLLRSMCLHTQAKFGNSDLKEVSYILREVMEGIMDVEGSELEILVGLSSQICKVIPEDFARELQHGQIKERFTERLVNALNSNMIPAAHCPGIRRAIIEHAISMVECSPSCISCFNKYWMMEALLMVEHTPTWVENFRFFAGDAGLMKYSIPLPALVARAKKLMSHE encoded by the exons ATGAGCATGTTTGCTACAATTGGGATGTTAGTGTCCACTTTTGATGGCTCCGCCAAGTTCGGTATTTTGATCATCGACGTAATGGTTCTGATGATAGTGTCATTAGGCAACTTTCAGATTCCAGCAGCAGTGTTGCGCATCACGCTGGCAGCGTTGGGAATCCATAAAGCTAGAGACCGGTACAGTGATCATGCTCATAAGGGTGACCTTGGGGAAAACACAAACCTCATGTCATCTCTCTACATCTTCTATGCAATGGTGGTTGGCCAAGGAATACTGTATATTATTGCtagtatccttgagatcttttcattcAACCTGCGGAGATCCCTCGTTCGCAATGCTGGATTTAGAGGTACCCTAGGAGTGGAATGTGTCAATTTGTACTATGAAGATGCCTTCGAAAAATGCCTGAACGGGACTGTGCTTGCTCCAGAGAAGACCAGCCTCATCAGATTTGCAATGGATTCATTGGAGTCAGACTCGTCCAAGAAGCAGCTCTATGGGCTAAAGATGCTGCACAACTTTCTCAAAAAGGAGCAATTGAAGACTAAAGCCATATCAGAACTCACCACTTGCATGAAGACAATGACCTGCTTGATCAACATGTTGGGTTGGATAAGTGAAGGGCATAAAGATATTAGATCATTTGCAGCAAAAGTCACAGCCGAGATCGCTGATAGCCTCAGTATTGTCCATGTCCCTGGCGAGATGCAGCTTATAGCCTCACTTCTGGAGACCAATGTAAGGAAAATAAAGGATCCTCTTCTAGACATTGGTAGCCCTAAGCAACTACAAGATAACCCGATTCAGCAAATTAGCAGGAGTGAACTGACCTCCCCGATGCTTAAATGGTTGAAGCAGATGGCAGTGTATTGTTTGATTCCGAGGAAGGATCCTACTAGCATGGTTGAACAAAAACCACGTATACTCAGATGCTGGAAGCGGTCCTTTCTGGAAGAAGAGCCATCCACGGATACAGATATCCTCCCTGTAGTGGGAATGTTAATTCTTGACAAGCTTGCTAGATTTGATCTTGAGAGTTGTACACAAATATATGGAGCAACTGGCCTCATCTCAAAGATCATAGAGTTCACTACCAAAAGAACTAATGTTGCAAATATTAATGAGACACATCAATCACTACTGAAAAGTTCATCACTGAAGCTGCTGAGAAGCCTTTCTGGTACTAAAGGGAAATTAGGTGTTGCTTTGCGTCAGAAGATTTTAGAACATCCCTTCATTTTGAGCAATTTAGCAGAGATCTTGGATGACAGTGGGAGCAGTCAGGAACTTAGGGAGCTCACAGCAGAACTCCTTAGAAACCTTGCCATGGACGGGAATAGAGAGGAGATAAGTCACATCCGAGTGATCATTAGCAGGTTGATGCATGCATTTCTCAGCCAAAGTGCACCTTCAAGTACAGATCCAGATCAGTTGCTAAGAATGATAGCCGGGCAAGCTTTGGCAGTTCTGGCAATTGAGAGTGCCAACAACTGTTTGGCCATGTTAGCGGAACCAGGGTATGCATTCATCAAGGAACTCACAGTCATGATCCAAGGTGATAGGTACAGGTACATAGCGTCAAGCCTGTTGCGGAGCATGTGTTTGCATACTCAAGCAAAGTTTGGCAACTCGGACCTGAAGGAAGTCTCCTACATTTTGCGAGAG GTGATGGAAGGAATAATGGATGTAGAAGGGTCAGAACTGGAGATCCTTGTTGGCCTTAGTTCACAAATATGTAAGGTCATTCCTGAAGACTTTGCGCGGGAATTACAGCATGGCCAGATTAAGGAAAGATTTACGGAGAGGCTTGTTAATGCACTGAACTCAAATATGATACCTGCTGCTCACTGTCCTGGGATCAGGAGGGCGATAATTGAGCATGCCATATCCATGGTAGAGTGCAGTCCCAGCTGCATTAGCTGTTTCAACAAATATTGGATGATGGAAGCACTGCTAATGGTAGAGCATACACCTACGTGGGTTGAAAATTTCAGGTTCTTTGCGGGTGATGCAGGACTCATGAAGTACAGTATACCTCTACCCGCGCTTGTGGCCAGAGCAAAAAAACTGATGAGCCATGAGTAG